In the Takifugu flavidus isolate HTHZ2018 chromosome 11, ASM371156v2, whole genome shotgun sequence genome, one interval contains:
- the zfand4 gene encoding AN1-type zinc finger protein 4 isoform X2, translating into MSNKKEPPFFNDKSMRAFHYKLPFYDTMELFIETLTGTCFELRVLPFEAVISVKAKIQRLEGIPVAQQHLIWNNLELDDEHCLHDYGIAEGCTLKLVLALRGGPINTRRVTMEDPIKEVADMMENTKEEGWEKSLANKQVTFVVYREGDQLNFFRVLDRGDGTLTPLSESISGNSLYNVCTEEEDGENCAASQQSLENSITMNKMKLLKAKMEDMNLNKKPKKSAKVKPRPPGSSLGPSSTRHHHRLLRSVPHLHPPWQTSAHLPPIADWNSHDLAGTSAHPSVPRRPPPSSPTPCPPFSKIRPPPKVSRLDIGSTRLVRDCVYPQLPPLCIRGPPEATFDPGDPAAEAVGLGLLEEASGLVVPPQPAAPFGELSDPLSLDATSVPDGGHHSLEVGAQHQLSHSPPAISTWTLGTSDNLTSRTDKTLLGTSFHISPPSPSLSPPARCLQPSLQPPSSPRTKAGSVSPHSSTTPSLHSAQRRGVKVQSPGKRPELISQREARSITIIANQAYKEPVGSVSDPDLLVSLSSRAPDSSSSHRDNLRENLGLAISLSSSITLGQDTFRSRRPSNTNSRLLLDDLSRQISQSHQAAASYMVSDAVESDGVVASFTKMDVVTTSAPPTATPRLTTARMTTRAPGGDSCRRPTL; encoded by the exons ATGTCTAATAAAAAGGAGCCGCCCTTCTTTAATGACAAGAGTATGCGAGCCTTCCACTATAAGCTGCCTTTTTATGACACGATGGAGCTCTTCATAGAGACCCTGACCGGGACCTGCTTTGAGCTGCGGGTGCTGCCTTTTGAGGCTGTCATTTCAGTCAAGGCGAAAATCCAGAGGCTGGAAG GTATCCCTGTTGCCCAGCAACACCTTATCTGGAACAATTTGGAGCTGGATGATGAGCATTGTCTGCACGACTATGG TATTGCAGAAGGATGCACTCTGAAACTCGTCTTGGCACTCAGGGGAGGCCCCATAAACACCAGGAGAG taacGATGGAGGATCCAATTAAGGAGGTAGCTGACATGATGGAGAACACCAAGGAGGAAGGTTGGGAGAAAAGCCTGGCCAACAAGCAGGTCACTTTTGTGGTTTATCGTGAAGGTGACCAATTAAACTTCTTCAGAGTGTTAGACAGAGGAGATGGTACTCTGACCCCACTGTCTGAGTCAATAAg tGGCAACTCTCTGTACAACGTGTGtacggaggaggaggatggagaaaaTTGTGCAGCCTCCCAGCAAAGTCTGGAAAATTCCATCACAATGAACAAAATGAAGCTACTCAAAGCCAAGATGGAGGACATGAATCTGAACAAAAAG CCCAAGAAGTCAGCCAAggttaagccccgcccccccggcaGCTCTCTGGGACCGTCTAGCACACGACACCATCACCGCCTCCTCCGCTCAGtgccccacctccaccccccctggCAGACAAGTGCACACCTACCTCCAATTGCAGACTGGAATTCTCACGACCTGGCCGGGACGTCTGCCCACCCCTCCGTCCCCAGACgacctccaccctcctctccgACCCCATGTCCTCCGTTTTCAAAAATCCGACCCCCTCCCAAAGTGTCCCGTTTGGACATTGGCAGCACAAGGTTGGTTAGGGATTGCGTCTACCCCCAGCTCCCACCCCTGTGTATCAGGGGTCCACCAGaagcgacctttgacccgggtGACCCTGCAGCAGAGGCAGTAGGCCTGGGTTTGTTAGAAGAAGCTTCAGGGCTGGTGGTGCCACCCCAGCCTGCAGCTCCTTTTGGGGAGCTTTCAGACCCGCTGAGCTTAGACGCAACCAGCGTCCCAGACGGAGGCCACCACTCTCTGGAGGTGGGGGCTCAGCACCAGTTGTCCCACTCCCCTCCCGCTATCAGCACTTGGACCCTCGGGACCAGTGATAATCTCACCAGCAGAACTGATAAGACACTACTCGGCACATCCTTCCACATCAGCCCCCCCTCTCCTTCGCTGTCACCGCCTGCCAGGTGTTTACAGCCCAGTCTCCAGCCTCCGTCCTCCCCCCGAACCAAGGCAGGAAGCGTGTCTCCTCATTCCTCCACCACGCCTTCACTTCATTCCGCGCAGCGCCGTGGCGTTAAAGTGCAGTCGCCCGGCAAGAGGCCTGAGCTCATCTCTCAGAGAGAAGCAAGGAGCATCACCATCATAGCCAACCAGGCCTATAAGGAGCCAGTGGGGTCGGTCAGTGACCCTGACCTCCTAGTTTCTTTGTCTTCGAGGGCTccggacagcagcagcagccaccggGACAACCTCAGAGAGAATCTGGGGCTCGCCATTTCATTGTCCTCATCTATCACCTTAGGACAGGACACCTTCCGTTCCAGGAGGCCttccaacacaaacagcaggcTCCTTCTGGACGATCTCTCACGACAGATATCCCAGTCCCACCAGGCAGCAGCCTCTTACATG GTCAGCGACGCCGTCGAGTCTGATGGAGTCGTGGCTTCATTTACCAAAATGG